The Platichthys flesus chromosome 18, fPlaFle2.1, whole genome shotgun sequence genome includes a window with the following:
- the kcnk10a gene encoding potassium channel subfamily K member 10a — protein MKFPTENPRKPGNINPPPVEVQTNLVPPKKVQPGMLQSSLVHASLATMQNPMGCAVPRLSVSSRPASMVVSMEALADGSAPFTMMKLKTVLAVFVVVVAYLVAGGLVFQAMEQPFENNQKITITAEKASFLQKHLCVSPDELEAIIKHSVEAVNAGVSPIGDTSYNSSHWDLGSAFFFAGTVITTIGYGNIAPSTEGGKIFCILYAIFGIPLFGFLLAGVGDQLGTIFVKSIAKVEKMFRKKHNQISQTKIRVTSTLLFILAGCILFVTIPAVIFKHIEGWTALESTYFVVITLTTVGIGDYVAGGDRRIEYRKWYRPLVWFWILGGLAYFAAVLNMIGDWLRVLSKKTKEEVGGIKAHAAEWKANVRAEFRETRRRMSVEVHDKLQRAATIRSMERRQLGLDQRAVSLDMLSPERRAIFNSLDTNNYKTSSQESIDTKLNNLRLRGAEQCERQNNHQTISEDNIFNRLGSVTKLAKRNRNRDLKKNIPDEGRRPHSEAYGCTTPTFDCSIPFADEGIRKDEEEDENEDKECNTSLSDFPLFVEVCMPQNGFLSEQTKENETLEARELLSEMGP, from the exons ATGAAATTTCCGACTGAGAATCCAAGAAAACCAGGGAACATAAACCCTCCGCCAG TGGAAGTACAGACCAACCTGGTCCCCCCGAAGAAGGTGCAGCCAGGCATGCTGCAGTCCAGCCTGGTGCACGCCAGTTTGGCCACCATGCAGAACCCAATGGGCTGCGCAGTGCCGAGGCTTTCTGTCTCGTCCCGCCCTGCCAGCATGGTGGTTAGCATGGAGGCATTGGCTGATGGCTCAGCCCCATTCACCATGATGAAACTGAAGACGGTGCTGGCTGtgtttgtggtggtggtggcctACTTGGTGGCAGGGGGCCTAGTGTTCCAAGCTATGGAGCAGCCCTTTGAAAACAACCAGAAAATCACCATCACAGCAGAGAAAGCATCCTTCCTGCAGAAACACTTATGTGTGTCCCCAGATGAGCTGGAGGCTATCATCAAG CACTCTGTGGAGGCTGTGAACGCCGGAGTGAGTCCCATTGGTGACACGTCCTACAACTCCAGTCACTGGGACCTGGGTAGTGCCTTCTTCTTCGCTGGAACTGTCATCACAACCATCG GTTATGGTAACATTGCCCCAAGCACTGAGGGAGGGAAGATTTTCTGCATTCTGTATGCAATATTTGGCATCCCACTGTTTGGATTCCTGCTGGCCGGGGTTGGGGACCAGCTTGGTACCATATTTGTCAAAAGCATTGCCAAGGTGGAGAAGATGTTCCGG AAGAAACACAACCAGATCAGTCAGACTAAAATCCGTGTGacctccaccctcctcttcatcctggcTGGTTGCATCCTTTTCGTCACCATCCCTGCAGTGATCTTCAAACACATCGAGGGCTGGACGGCCTTGGAGTCCACATACTTTGTGGTCATTACTTTGACAACAGTTGGAATAGGAGACTATGTGGCAG GGGGAGACCGGAGGATTGAATACCGGAAGTGGTACAGACCATTGGTGTGGTTCTGGATCCTGGGAGGTTTAGCTTACTTTGCTGCTGTGCTGAACATGATTGGTGACTGGCTGAGGGTACTGtccaaaaagacaaaagaagag GTTGGAGGGATCAAGGCTCACGCAGCAGAGTGGAAAGCAAATGTGCGAGCAGAGTTCCGGGAGACGCGCCGACGTATGAGCGTGGAGGTCCATGACAAGCTGCAGCGTGCCGCCACCATCCGAAGCATGGAGAGACGTCAGTTGGGCCTAGACCAGCGtgcagtgtctctggacatgcTTTCCCCAGAGCGCCGTGCTATCTTTAACAGTCTGGACACCAACAACTATAAAACTTCTTCGCAGGAGAGCATTGACACCAAGTTGAACAACCTCCGGTTACGCGGAGCCGAGCAGTGCGAACGGCAAAACAACCACCAAACTATATCCGAGGACAACATTTTCAACCGCCTAGGCTCTGTCACAAAGCTGGCCAAGCGCAACAGGAATCGTGACCTGAAGAAGAACATCCCAGATGAGGGTCGCCGGCCTCACAGTGAGGCCTATGGCTGCACCACACCCACCTTTGACTGCAGCATACCCTTTGCAGATGAAGGAATAAggaaggatgaagaagaggatgaaaatGAAGACAAGGAGTGCAATACTAGCTTGTCAGATTTTCCACTGTTTGTTGAAGTTTGTATGCCACAGAATGGGTTTTTATCAGAGCAGACCAAAGAGAATGAAACACTTGAAGCAAGAGAGTTGCTTAGTGAGATGGGCCCATAA